The following are encoded in a window of Castanea sativa cultivar Marrone di Chiusa Pesio chromosome 9, ASM4071231v1 genomic DNA:
- the LOC142610956 gene encoding protein CHUP1, chloroplastic yields the protein MGTTSKAEVMKPALLKVGIPLAISVAGFVCVRILSRKSSTVLKDYSLQTQVSSPKTSVCDVFNDEDSFHSFPSTMEDEEPMINDTSLANMVDDLEIGVKPKFEEILGIRSQVEDLERRAWELEKQFESYCDLKEQESLLMELKNMVLLEIAHVEFLDREISSAEAENERLRNLVVEYVGVLEQLEHWKSKNGSLQRKVKRLLRRTKQQSRVIREQNMKIEDTEAEILRNCDELETRSNVIRKLEEKVRELHKIMDQMQEEKNELLNKLELAENSASSISKIEGEVIAMEAYNKLVNELEQLQKDRTAEVGELIFLRWINACLRHQLMRNREQQQQQNHDKKNDSDPCLEGGQDIGNYSLEHELGNSHLEHNEPCFGVAETVEESGEHACSKRGKLLQRLRRWAEGSDKARGKLDDKRRHEIKCFARHSTSDGAEEQLHARSCSST from the exons ATGGGGACAACATCAAAGGCAGAGGTCATGAAGCCAGCACTCCTCAAAGTTGGTATTCCTTTAGCTATATCTGTAGCTGGTTTTGTTTGTGTTAGGATCTTGTCAAGGAAAAGTAGTACCGTTCTTAAAGATTATTCATTGCAAACTCAGGTTAGTTCTCCCAAAACCAGTGTTTGTGATGTGTTTAATGATGAAGATAGCTTTCATAGCTTTCCTTCCACTATGGAAGATGAAGAACCAATGATCAATGACACTAGTCTTGCAAATATGGTAGATGATTTAGAAATTGGGGTCAAGCCAAAATTTGAAGAGATTTTAGGAATTAGAAGCCAAGTAGAAGATCTTGAAAGGAGAGCATGGGAGCTAGAGAAGCAGTTTGAGAGTTATTGTGATTTAAAAGAGCAAGAGTCTTTGCTTATGGAGCTTAAGAACATGGTGTTATTGGAGATTGCTCATGTTGAGTTCTTGGATAGGGAAATTTCATCCGCGGAGGCTGAGAATGAAAGACTTCGAAATTTGGTAGTGGAATATGTGGGAGTTCTAGAGCAATTAGAACATTGGAAATCAAAAAATGGGTCGCTTCAAAGGAAGGTAAAGAGGCTTTTGAGGAGAACCAAGCAGCAATCACGTGTTATAAGAGAGCAAAATATGAAGATTGAAGATACAGAAGCagaaattttgagaaattgTGATGAGCTAGAAACAAGGTCTAATGTCATCAGGAAATTGGAGGAAAAAGTTAGAGAGCTGCACAAAATTATGGACCAAATGCAGGAGGAAAAGAATGAACTTTTGAATAAGCTTGAATTGGCAGAAAATTCAGCTTCATCAATCTCCAAG ATCGAAGGAGAAGTTATAGCCATGGAAGCTTACAATAAGCTTGTAAATGAACTGGAACAGCTTCAGAAGGATCGAACAGCTGAGGTTGGGGAATTGATTTTCCTAAGATGGATCAATGCATGCTTAAGGCATCAGTTAATGAGAAATCgtgaacaacaacaacaacagaatcATGACAAGAAAAATGACTCTGACCCATGTCTTGAAGGTGGCCAAGATATTGGAAATTATAGCTTAGAGCATGAATTAGGCAACTCTCATTTGGAGCACAATGAGCCTTGCTTTGGTGTAGCTGAGACTGTTGAAGAGAGTGGTGAACATGCTTGTTCCAAAAGGGGAAAGTTACTTCAAAGGCTTAGAAGATGGGCGGAAGGCAGTGATAAGGCCAGAGGGAAATTAGATGATAAAAGAAGGCATGAAATTAAGTGCTTTGCTAGGCATTCTACTTCTGATGGGGCAGAGGAACAACTTCATGCAAGGTCTTGTTCTAGTACATGA
- the LOC142609507 gene encoding peptidyl-prolyl cis-trans isomerase FKBP16-4, chloroplastic produces the protein MPTSLSLSLVLCHHHTPSLLHNPLTHYNNFPITRTGKRRPSNSNRRNPNGLPFLCSFSSFKSNDTAQPANDGRRALLASLLTTAASVCACDVAEAVSTSRRALRGAKVPESEFTTLPNGLKYYDLKVGGGAKAEKGSRVAVHYVAKWKGVTFMTSRQGLGVGGGTPYGFDVGESERGNVLRGLDLGVQGMKVGGQRLLIVPPELAYGSKGVQEIPPNATIELDVELLAIKQSPFGSPVKIVEG, from the exons ATGCCAacatcactctctctctcactagtCCTTTGTCATCACCACACCCCATCTCTCCTTCATAACCCTCTCACTCACTACAACAACTTTCCCATCAcaa GGACAGGTAAGAGGAGACCCTCTAACTCTAACAGAAGAAATCCAAATGGGTTACCATTTCTCTGCTCATTCAGTTCCTTCAAGTCCAATGACACTGCACAACCAGCCAACGATGGAAGAAGGGCATTGCTTGCTTCTCTCCTCACAACTG CTGCTAGCGTTTGTGCCTGTGATGTGGCTGAGGCTGTAAGCACAAGTAGAAGAGct CTAAGAGGAGCAAAAGTACCTGAAAGTGAATTTACAACCCTCCCCAATGGTCTGAA GTATTATGATCTGAAGGTTGGGGGTGGAGCTAAGGCTGAAAAGGGATCCCGGGTTGCA GTTCACTACGTTGCTAAATGGAAGGGTGTCACTTTTATGACTAGTAGACAAGGACTTGGTGTTGGAGGAGGAACG CCATATGGATTTGATGTAGGCGAGTCAGAGAGGGGAAATGTCCTTAGAGGATTGGATCTAGGTGTACAAGGCATGAAGGTTGGAGGCCAG CGCTTACTTATTGTTCCTCCTGAGCTAGCTTATGGAAGCAAAGGAGTCCAGGAAATCCCTCCCAATGCAACAATAGAG TTGGATGTTGAACTACTGGCCATCAAACAAAGCCCATTTGG GTCTCCTGTAAAAATTGTTGAAGGTTGA